From the genome of Psychrilyobacter atlanticus DSM 19335, one region includes:
- a CDS encoding deoxycytidylate deaminase has protein sequence MKKREDYLSWDEYFMGIAVLSGQRSKDPSTQVGACIINEDKKIVGAGYNGFPKGCSDEEFPWGRDGGFLETKYPFVMHAEQNAILNSIKNLKNCTIYVGLFPCHECAKSIIQSGITNVVYLSDKYDGTDSNKASKMLLNSAGVKYTKLIPRKMEISISLDENLI, from the coding sequence ATGAAAAAAAGAGAGGATTATCTCAGCTGGGATGAATATTTCATGGGGATAGCAGTTTTGTCGGGACAGAGAAGTAAAGATCCTAGTACTCAAGTAGGAGCTTGTATAATAAATGAGGATAAAAAAATTGTTGGAGCAGGATATAATGGATTTCCCAAGGGGTGTTCCGATGAGGAGTTTCCGTGGGGAAGAGATGGAGGATTTTTAGAGACTAAATATCCATTTGTAATGCATGCAGAACAAAATGCGATCTTAAATAGTATAAAAAACTTAAAAAATTGTACTATATATGTAGGGTTATTTCCATGCCATGAGTGTGCTAAGTCAATAATTCAAAGTGGAATAACTAATGTGGTCTATCTTTCTGATAAATATGATGGGACAGATTCTAACAAGGCATCTAAGATGCTTTTAAACAGTGCAGGGGTAAAATATACTAAATTAATCCCAAGAAAAATGGAGATATCTATCTCTTTAGATGAAAATTTAATTTAA